In Rhodobacteraceae bacterium LMO-JJ12, a single window of DNA contains:
- a CDS encoding carboxypeptidase M32 gives MTAYDELMAHERLTGALGQVAGRLGWDQETMMPREAGEQRAEESAAMGAILHARRSDPRIGEWLAAIDENALDAVGQANLRHIRRSFERTVRVPEALATALARLTSRAQGQWARARGDEDVASFVPVLDEIVRLKREEAAALADGGDLYDALLDDYEPEAKASELADMFGALRPRLVALQEAALAAKAPAPLHGTFDEQAQMKLARKLAKTFGYDMSRGRIDKAVHPFSSGSFNDVRITTRTDPNDPFNCLYSTIHETGHACYEQNIAQEYGFTPLGQGVSMGVHESQSRIYENQLGRSRAFTGWLFGEMKDAFGDFGVVDEDAFFATVNRLHRGYIRTEADEVQYNLHVLLRFDLERALIAGDLQVGDLESAWNERFEADFGFAVDKPSNGCLQDVHWSVGLFGYFPTYSLGNVYAGCLHEALRKAVPELDDQLARGDLEPATEWLRVNVQQYGGLYRPREVIERACGAAPSEAPLLDYVEAKFKGIYGL, from the coding sequence ATGACAGCATATGACGAGTTGATGGCGCATGAGCGCCTGACGGGTGCGCTTGGGCAGGTGGCCGGGCGGCTGGGCTGGGATCAGGAGACCATGATGCCGCGCGAAGCGGGTGAACAACGTGCCGAGGAAAGCGCGGCGATGGGGGCGATTTTGCACGCGCGCCGCTCTGATCCGCGTATTGGTGAATGGCTGGCCGCGATTGACGAGAACGCGTTGGACGCCGTGGGACAGGCCAATTTGCGCCATATCCGACGCTCGTTTGAGCGCACGGTGCGCGTTCCCGAAGCATTGGCGACGGCGTTGGCGCGGCTGACCAGTCGGGCGCAGGGGCAATGGGCACGTGCGCGCGGTGATGAAGATGTGGCCAGTTTCGTGCCGGTGCTGGACGAAATTGTCAGGTTGAAGCGCGAAGAGGCGGCGGCGTTGGCCGATGGCGGCGATCTTTATGATGCGCTTTTGGATGACTATGAGCCAGAGGCCAAGGCAAGCGAGTTGGCAGATATGTTTGGCGCTCTGCGGCCCCGGTTGGTGGCGCTGCAAGAGGCGGCTCTGGCGGCCAAAGCCCCCGCGCCTCTGCACGGCACGTTTGATGAACAGGCGCAGATGAAGCTGGCGCGCAAGCTGGCCAAGACCTTTGGTTATGATATGAGCCGCGGGCGGATCGACAAGGCGGTGCATCCGTTTTCGTCTGGATCGTTCAATGATGTGCGCATTACCACGCGCACCGACCCCAACGATCCGTTCAATTGTCTTTATTCGACCATTCATGAGACTGGTCATGCCTGTTACGAGCAAAATATCGCACAGGAATATGGGTTTACGCCGTTGGGGCAGGGGGTCTCAATGGGGGTGCATGAAAGCCAGAGTCGGATTTATGAAAATCAACTGGGGCGTTCGCGCGCCTTTACCGGCTGGCTTTTTGGCGAGATGAAAGATGCGTTTGGCGATTTTGGCGTGGTGGATGAGGATGCGTTCTTTGCCACGGTGAACCGTCTACACCGCGGCTATATCCGCACCGAGGCGGACGAGGTGCAATATAATCTGCACGTGCTTTTGCGCTTTGATCTGGAACGCGCGTTGATCGCGGGCGACTTGCAGGTCGGTGATCTGGAAAGTGCCTGGAACGAGCGGTTCGAGGCGGATTTCGGCTTTGCCGTGGACAAGCCATCAAACGGGTGTTTGCAGGATGTGCATTGGTCGGTTGGGTTGTTTGGCTATTTCCCGACTTATAGCCTTGGCAATGTTTATGCCGGGTGTTTGCATGAAGCATTGCGCAAGGCGGTGCCGGAATTGGACGATCAGCTGGCTCGCGGCGATCTGGAGCCTGCGACGGAATGGTTGCGGGTGAATGTTCAGCAATATGGCGGGCTTTACCGACCTCGTGAGGTGATTGAGCGCGCCTGTGGTGCGGCGCCAAGCGAGGCGCCATTGCTTGATTATGTCGAGGCGAAGTTCAAAGGGATCTATGGGCTTTGA
- the gyrA gene encoding DNA gyrase subunit A — protein MNDTPETPENEDEIPSGKYVYDGPTISITDEMKTSYLDYAMSVIVSRAIPDLRDGLKPVHRRILYAMHETNNAHDKPYRKSARPVGDVMGKYHPHGDSAIYDALVRMAQDFSMSLPLLDGQGNFGSMDGDNAAAMRYTEVRMDKPAAYVLADIDKDTVDFQDNYDGKDKEPTVLPARFPNMLVNGAGGIAVGMATNIPPHNLGEVIDACLALIEEPDLTSEQLIDYVPGPDFPTGGIMLGRTGARKAYLEGRGSVIIRAKTRIEEIRKDRWAIIVDEIPYQVNKASMIEKIAEQVRDKKIEGVAHVQDESDRNGVRVVVELKRDATAEVVLNQLFRFTPMQTYFGCNMLALNGGRPEQLTLRKFLTSFIDFREEVVARRTAFELRKARERSHILCGLAVAVSNIDEVVATIRSSADAATARERLMERRWPAADIADYIRLIDDPTHTMNDDGTYNLSETQARAILDLRLQRLTQLGVKEVTDELEELARKIKEYLEILGSRDRIMSIISDELTEVRDLFAVPRRTEIVDWSGDMDDEDLIEREDMVVTVTSGGYIKRTALADFRAQKRGGKGLAGMQTKEEDVVTTLFVANTHTQLLFFTTDGMVYKLKTWRLPQGGRTSKGKAIVNILPIPAGVSIAAIMPVDRDESEWADLQIVFATSAGSVRRNRLSDFTNVMRNGKIAMKFEDDNANTRLINARICSEDDDVMLVTNSGRAIRFPTTEVRVFNSRNSVGVRGIRLKGDDEVVSMSVIRHFKAEADERAAYLKMRRAMAGLADDAEIEDEDEAAPGELSQERYAEMSAAENLILTITSGGAGKLSSSHDYPVRGRGGMGVQAMDKAMRGGDIVASFPVELDDQIMLATSKGQSIRVPVEGISFRSRSAGGVKVFNTGKNEVVVSVAWIADQGDEDDADDVIDAPATE, from the coding sequence GTGAACGACACTCCGGAAACACCTGAAAACGAAGACGAAATACCGTCTGGCAAATACGTCTATGATGGCCCGACCATCTCCATCACTGATGAGATGAAGACGAGCTATCTCGACTATGCGATGAGCGTGATCGTTTCGCGCGCCATCCCTGATCTGCGTGATGGCCTCAAACCGGTGCATCGCCGCATTCTTTATGCGATGCATGAGACCAACAATGCCCACGATAAACCCTATCGAAAATCGGCCCGCCCGGTCGGCGACGTCATGGGTAAATACCACCCGCATGGTGACTCTGCGATCTATGACGCCCTTGTGCGCATGGCGCAGGATTTCTCGATGTCTCTGCCGCTTCTGGATGGGCAAGGCAACTTTGGCTCGATGGACGGCGATAACGCCGCCGCGATGCGCTATACCGAAGTGCGGATGGACAAACCCGCCGCCTATGTCCTTGCCGATATCGACAAGGATACCGTGGATTTCCAAGACAATTATGACGGCAAAGACAAGGAACCGACGGTTCTTCCCGCCCGTTTCCCGAACATGCTGGTCAACGGCGCGGGCGGCATTGCCGTCGGCATGGCGACCAACATTCCGCCCCATAACCTTGGCGAAGTGATTGATGCCTGCCTTGCGCTGATTGAGGAGCCCGATCTCACCAGCGAACAACTGATCGACTATGTTCCCGGCCCCGATTTCCCCACCGGTGGCATCATGCTGGGGCGGACAGGCGCGCGCAAAGCCTATCTTGAAGGGCGCGGCAGCGTCATCATCCGCGCCAAGACCCGGATCGAGGAAATTCGCAAGGATCGCTGGGCCATCATCGTCGATGAGATTCCCTATCAGGTAAACAAGGCGTCGATGATCGAGAAGATCGCTGAACAGGTGCGCGACAAGAAGATCGAAGGCGTCGCCCATGTGCAGGACGAATCCGACCGCAACGGCGTGCGTGTGGTGGTCGAACTCAAACGCGACGCCACCGCCGAAGTGGTGCTCAATCAACTCTTCCGCTTCACCCCGATGCAGACCTATTTCGGCTGCAACATGCTGGCTCTGAATGGCGGTCGTCCTGAACAACTTACGCTGCGCAAGTTCCTGACATCCTTCATTGATTTCCGCGAGGAGGTCGTCGCCCGCCGCACCGCATTCGAGCTTAGAAAAGCCCGCGAACGTAGCCATATCCTCTGCGGTCTGGCTGTTGCGGTTTCCAATATTGACGAGGTCGTTGCAACGATCCGTAGCTCTGCCGACGCCGCCACCGCGCGTGAAAGGTTGATGGAGCGACGCTGGCCCGCCGCCGACATCGCAGACTACATTCGTCTGATCGACGATCCGACCCACACAATGAACGACGATGGCACCTATAATCTTTCCGAAACCCAGGCCCGCGCCATTCTTGATCTGCGCCTTCAACGCCTCACCCAACTCGGCGTCAAGGAAGTCACCGACGAACTTGAAGAACTGGCCCGTAAGATCAAGGAATACCTTGAAATTCTCGGATCGCGCGACCGGATTATGTCGATCATTTCTGATGAGCTTACAGAGGTGCGCGATCTCTTTGCCGTGCCGCGTCGCACCGAGATTGTCGACTGGTCCGGCGACATGGACGACGAAGACCTGATCGAGCGCGAAGACATGGTCGTCACCGTCACCTCGGGCGGCTATATCAAACGCACCGCTCTGGCCGATTTCCGTGCCCAGAAACGCGGCGGCAAAGGGCTGGCCGGGATGCAGACCAAGGAAGAGGACGTGGTCACCACGCTCTTTGTTGCCAATACGCATACGCAGCTTTTGTTCTTCACCACCGATGGCATGGTCTACAAGCTCAAGACATGGCGCCTGCCCCAGGGTGGTCGCACCTCCAAGGGCAAGGCGATCGTCAACATCCTGCCGATCCCGGCAGGCGTCAGCATCGCCGCCATCATGCCGGTCGATCGCGATGAAAGCGAATGGGCCGATCTGCAAATCGTCTTTGCCACCTCCGCCGGTTCGGTGCGGCGCAACCGATTGTCCGATTTCACCAACGTCATGCGCAACGGCAAGATTGCGATGAAGTTTGAAGACGACAATGCCAACACCCGCCTGATCAACGCCCGCATCTGCTCCGAAGATGACGACGTGATGCTGGTCACCAATTCGGGCCGCGCCATCCGCTTCCCGACCACCGAAGTGCGCGTCTTTAACAGCCGCAATTCGGTTGGCGTGCGTGGTATCCGCCTCAAGGGCGATGATGAAGTCGTCTCGATGTCCGTCATCCGCCACTTCAAGGCCGAAGCCGACGAGCGCGCCGCCTATCTCAAGATGCGCCGCGCCATGGCCGGGCTCGCCGACGATGCCGAGATTGAAGACGAAGACGAGGCCGCCCCCGGCGAATTGAGCCAAGAACGCTACGCCGAAATGTCAGCCGCTGAAAATCTCATCCTCACCATCACCTCTGGCGGCGCGGGCAAGCTCTCCTCCAGCCATGATTACCCCGTGCGCGGGCGTGGCGGAATGGGCGTTCAGGCGATGGACAAAGCGATGCGCGGCGGCGATATCGTCGCCTCCTTCCCGGTCGAACTTGACGACCAGATCATGCTCGCCACCTCCAAAGGCCAATCGATCCGTGTCCCGGTTGAAGGCATCTCCTTCCGCTCGCGCAGCGCTGGTGGTGTGAAAGTGTTCAACACCGGCAAAAACGAAGTGGTCGTTTCCGTCGCCTGGATCGCCGATCAGGGTGATGAAGACGATGCCGACGATGTAATCGACGCACCCGCGACGGAATAG
- a CDS encoding usg protein, translating into MTMSETELMLKGYGLTTAELYYHMPDYTHVLNSFVWQHYDLAPDHPKLFEFIEFWQREIDGPLHSVRFNHRKMISPGEWRNVVGEFTIH; encoded by the coding sequence ATGACGATGTCGGAAACTGAGCTTATGTTGAAGGGATACGGGCTAACGACGGCGGAGCTTTACTATCACATGCCGGATTATACCCATGTGCTGAATTCCTTCGTCTGGCAGCATTATGATCTGGCCCCGGATCACCCTAAACTCTTTGAATTCATTGAGTTTTGGCAGCGTGAGATCGACGGGCCGTTGCATTCAGTGCGGTTCAATCACCGCAAGATGATCAGCCCGGGAGAATGGCGCAACGTGGTGGGTGAATTCACCATTCATTGA
- a CDS encoding twin-arginine translocation pathway signal: MNNFSRRGFALSLMAAGTTTLAACGNGVGSNGSAKIDARVNKTLEYLYSKYPATQELAGNSHGMLVMPLITEAGLGFGGGYGRGALRIDGTTVDYYSATKGSFGLQIGAQQYAHVLFFMTNEALMKFRRSQGWAAGADVEYVAGDQAGNIRAETTTSTAPVIAVIFGQAGLHLGATLEGVKYTRIIP; the protein is encoded by the coding sequence ATGAACAATTTCTCGCGGCGCGGATTCGCGCTCTCCCTTATGGCGGCTGGTACCACCACGCTTGCGGCTTGCGGCAACGGCGTCGGCTCCAACGGCAGCGCCAAGATCGACGCGCGCGTCAACAAGACGCTTGAGTATCTCTACAGCAAATACCCCGCCACTCAGGAACTGGCCGGCAATTCCCACGGTATGCTGGTGATGCCGCTGATTACCGAGGCAGGATTGGGCTTTGGCGGTGGCTATGGCCGTGGCGCCCTGCGCATCGATGGCACAACCGTCGATTACTATTCCGCCACCAAGGGCAGCTTCGGGCTTCAGATCGGCGCCCAGCAATATGCCCATGTGCTGTTTTTCATGACCAATGAGGCGCTGATGAAATTCCGCCGCTCACAAGGCTGGGCGGCTGGCGCCGACGTGGAATACGTGGCCGGTGATCAGGCCGGCAATATCCGCGCCGAAACCACCACCTCGACCGCGCCGGTCATTGCGGTGATCTTCGGTCAGGCCGGGTTGCATCTCGGGGCCACACTGGAAGGCGTGAAATACACGCGCATTATTCCCTGA
- the hemB gene encoding porphobilinogen synthase produces MRPVQAPFPITRLRRTRKNARLRAMVQENTLSVGDLIWPIFVCDGDGVEQDVASMPGVKRRSVDRVVEAAVMAEALGIPAICLFPYTDPSLKTPGCEEAWNPENLSNRATRAIKQAAPNIAIMSDVALDPYNSLGHDGIVRDGEILNDESVDALVKQALAQAEAGIDIIGPSDMMDGRIGAIRDALEDKGYTNTAILSYAAKFASAFYGPFRDAVGASGALKGDKSTYQINPANSDEALRCVERDLREGADMVMVKPGMPYLDIARRVKDAFGAPTFAYQVSGEYAMIMAAAQNGWIDGERAMMESLMCFKRAGCDGVLTYFAPDVAQALS; encoded by the coding sequence ATGCGACCCGTCCAAGCCCCCTTCCCCATCACGCGCCTGCGGCGCACCCGCAAAAACGCCCGTTTGCGCGCCATGGTTCAGGAAAATACGCTCTCTGTCGGTGACCTGATCTGGCCGATTTTTGTCTGCGACGGTGACGGGGTTGAGCAAGATGTCGCCTCCATGCCCGGCGTCAAGCGCCGCTCGGTCGATCGTGTGGTCGAAGCCGCGGTGATGGCCGAAGCGCTTGGTATTCCTGCGATCTGCCTCTTTCCCTATACCGATCCGTCGCTCAAGACACCGGGTTGCGAAGAGGCATGGAACCCCGAAAACCTGTCCAACCGCGCGACCCGCGCCATCAAACAGGCCGCCCCGAACATTGCCATCATGTCCGATGTGGCGCTCGACCCTTACAATTCCCTCGGCCACGACGGAATTGTGCGCGACGGCGAGATTTTGAATGATGAATCTGTCGACGCGCTGGTCAAACAGGCGCTGGCCCAGGCCGAAGCCGGCATCGACATCATCGGCCCCTCCGACATGATGGATGGCCGTATTGGCGCGATTCGCGACGCTCTCGAAGACAAGGGCTACACCAACACCGCAATCCTCAGCTACGCCGCCAAGTTCGCCTCGGCCTTCTATGGCCCGTTTCGCGATGCCGTGGGGGCCTCCGGGGCGCTCAAGGGCGACAAATCGACCTATCAGATCAACCCGGCCAATTCAGACGAAGCCCTGCGCTGTGTCGAACGCGACCTGCGTGAAGGCGCCGACATGGTGATGGTCAAGCCGGGTATGCCCTATCTCGACATTGCGCGCCGGGTGAAGGATGCGTTTGGCGCGCCCACATTCGCCTATCAAGTGTCGGGCGAATACGCGATGATCATGGCCGCCGCGCAAAATGGCTGGATTGATGGCGAACGCGCGATGATGGAAAGCCTGATGTGCTTCAAGCGCGCGGGATGTGACGGGGTGTTGACCTATTTCGCCCCCGATGTCGCCCAGGCCCTGAGCTGA
- a CDS encoding component of SufBCD complex has product MDWYQSIFELIDMRSFSNLWFWIALAVLWSTASHWVLGVPWDMVIRARRQGGQYAEDLEDLVRIYTNRLLYIARISGLWLLGFACFFLTLLGLLGFIYGYEFAQAVFLLLFPMTLVGALSLNTARLIQDNHDSGEQLYRRLMTHRILTQTIGMISIFVTALWGMFQNLTLGPFG; this is encoded by the coding sequence TTGGACTGGTACCAATCCATCTTTGAACTGATAGACATGCGCAGCTTTTCGAACCTGTGGTTCTGGATCGCGCTTGCGGTGCTTTGGTCAACCGCATCGCATTGGGTGTTGGGGGTGCCATGGGACATGGTGATCCGGGCGCGCCGCCAAGGCGGGCAATACGCCGAAGATCTTGAGGATCTGGTGCGAATCTATACCAATCGGTTGCTCTATATCGCGCGCATCTCCGGGCTCTGGCTTTTGGGGTTTGCCTGTTTCTTTCTCACGCTGCTGGGGCTGTTGGGTTTTATCTATGGGTATGAATTTGCCCAAGCGGTGTTTTTGCTGCTGTTTCCGATGACGCTTGTCGGCGCGCTCAGCCTCAATACCGCGCGGCTGATCCAGGATAATCACGACAGTGGCGAACAGCTTTACCGGCGGTTGATGACGCATCGTATCCTCACCCAGACGATCGGGATGATCTCGATTTTCGTCACCGCCCTCTGGGGCATGTTTCAGAACCTGACGCTCGGCCCGTTTGGTTAA
- the mfd gene encoding transcription-repair coupling factor, with product MSAHGHIKVGGAPEGFDARLVLDELAKLPPGAAGVIHVARDDKRMAAMEAALRFFAPDMPILRFPGWDCLPYDRVSPHADISAARMATLAGLATGAMPERFVLLTSLNAATQYLPARAVLQKAAFVAEVGQRIDEAALRDFLVRMGFSQAPTVMEPGDYAVRGGIIDIYPPGDGGPVRLDLFGDVLDGARRFDPATQRTTQKLDVVELAPVSEVILDESSILRFRQNYRIEFGAAGTDDPLYEAVSAGRKHAGVEHWLPFFHERLETLFDYLPDATVTLDDGLTGQRLARWDSIADQYETRRLAMGDRSRIDTVYKPVPAEQLYLTDAAWEKAVGGKRVLQFNALPQASGPGVVDAGGRIGRSFAPERKLENVSLFSVLKDHIEARLVEGPVIVASYSTGARERIEGLLEDEGLLGAVSLRDASGLGKRGLHLAVWPLEAGFHAPGLTVISEQDVLGDRLIRTTRKKRRAENFLTETQSLSPRDLVVHVDHGVGRYLGLEVITALGAAHECLTLEYADDAKLYLPVVNIELLSKYGHDEGLLDRLGGGAWQAKKAKLKERIREMAERLIRVAAERELRRAPVLEAQHHAWEEFAARFPYEETDDQLSAIGDVLGDLASGRPMDRLICGDVGFGKTEVAMRAAFVTAMAGQQVAVVAPTTLLARQHLKSFADRFRGFPINVSGLSRFVKASDATRTREGMAKGLVDIVVGTHALLAKNIRFKDLGLLIVDEEQHFGVAHKERLKALKSDVHVLTLTATPIPRTLQLSLSGVRDLSIIGTPPVDRLAIRTYVSEFDAVTIREALLREHYRGGQSFYVVPRITDLPEIEAFLRDQVPEVSVVVAHGQMAAGELDDRMNAFYDGKYDVLLATTIVESGLDIPTANTMVVHRADMFGLSQLYQIRGRVGRSKTRAYAYLTTKPRARLTPAAEKRLRVLGSLDTLGAGFTLASQDLDIRGAGNLLGEEQSGQMRDVGYELYQQMLEEAIAKIRAGELEGLSEPDEQWAPQINLGVPVLIPSDYVPDLDVRLGLYRRLSGLHDKVELEGFAAELIDRFGKLPREVNTLLLIVRIKEMCKRAGIAKLDGGPKGATIQFHNDKFASPKGLVEFIEDQRGLAKVRDNKIVVRRDWKNDSDKIKGAFAIARDLAAKVVAEKKRAKAAKGG from the coding sequence ATGAGCGCGCACGGCCATATCAAGGTAGGCGGGGCGCCGGAGGGGTTTGATGCGCGTCTCGTGCTTGACGAGCTGGCGAAATTGCCGCCCGGCGCGGCAGGTGTCATCCATGTGGCGCGCGACGACAAACGGATGGCGGCGATGGAGGCCGCCTTGCGGTTCTTCGCGCCCGACATGCCTATCCTGCGCTTTCCCGGTTGGGATTGTCTGCCATATGACCGGGTTTCGCCGCATGCCGATATTTCGGCGGCGCGCATGGCGACCCTGGCGGGATTGGCGACCGGTGCGATGCCCGAGCGGTTTGTGCTGCTCACCTCGCTCAACGCGGCGACGCAATATCTGCCGGCGCGTGCAGTGTTGCAAAAGGCGGCATTCGTGGCCGAGGTCGGCCAACGGATCGACGAGGCAGCCTTGCGCGATTTTCTTGTGCGTATGGGCTTTTCGCAGGCCCCCACAGTAATGGAGCCGGGCGATTATGCGGTGCGCGGCGGCATCATCGACATCTATCCGCCGGGCGATGGCGGGCCGGTGCGGCTTGATCTGTTTGGCGATGTGCTGGACGGGGCGCGCCGGTTCGATCCGGCGACCCAACGCACCACGCAAAAGCTTGATGTTGTTGAACTGGCCCCGGTTTCCGAAGTGATACTGGACGAGTCGTCGATTTTGCGGTTCCGCCAGAATTATCGCATCGAATTTGGTGCGGCGGGCACGGATGACCCCCTGTATGAGGCCGTGAGCGCGGGGCGCAAACATGCGGGCGTCGAGCATTGGCTGCCATTTTTCCATGAGCGGCTTGAGACGCTTTTTGACTATCTGCCTGATGCGACGGTCACGCTGGATGATGGGCTGACAGGGCAGCGGCTGGCACGGTGGGACAGCATTGCGGACCAATATGAAACGCGCCGTCTTGCCATGGGAGACCGCAGCCGGATCGACACGGTCTATAAGCCCGTGCCGGCAGAGCAGCTTTACCTGACCGATGCGGCCTGGGAAAAGGCCGTGGGCGGCAAGCGGGTGCTGCAATTCAACGCGCTGCCCCAGGCCAGTGGGCCGGGGGTTGTGGACGCAGGCGGGCGGATTGGGCGCAGTTTTGCACCCGAACGAAAGTTGGAAAATGTTAGCCTTTTCAGTGTTCTGAAAGACCATATTGAAGCGCGACTGGTTGAGGGGCCGGTGATTGTTGCCTCATATTCCACGGGCGCGCGCGAGCGTATCGAAGGCCTGTTGGAGGATGAGGGGTTGCTTGGTGCGGTGTCGCTGCGCGATGCGTCCGGGCTTGGCAAACGCGGGCTGCATCTGGCGGTTTGGCCGCTTGAGGCGGGGTTTCATGCCCCCGGGCTGACAGTGATTTCCGAGCAGGATGTGCTGGGCGATCGTCTGATCCGAACGACGCGCAAGAAGCGGCGGGCGGAGAATTTCCTGACCGAGACACAAAGCCTCAGCCCGCGTGATCTGGTGGTGCATGTGGATCATGGGGTCGGGCGCTATCTTGGGCTTGAAGTGATTACCGCACTGGGCGCAGCGCATGAGTGTTTGACGCTGGAATATGCCGATGATGCAAAGCTTTACCTGCCCGTGGTGAACATCGAACTGCTGAGCAAATATGGTCATGATGAGGGCTTGCTCGACCGGTTGGGCGGGGGTGCCTGGCAGGCCAAGAAGGCCAAGCTGAAAGAGCGCATTCGTGAGATGGCCGAGCGTCTGATCCGGGTTGCGGCAGAGCGCGAATTGCGCCGCGCGCCGGTGCTGGAGGCGCAGCATCACGCCTGGGAAGAATTCGCGGCGCGTTTCCCTTATGAAGAAACCGACGACCAATTGAGCGCGATTGGCGATGTGCTGGGCGATCTGGCGTCAGGGCGGCCGATGGACCGGCTGATCTGTGGCGATGTCGGCTTTGGCAAAACCGAGGTGGCGATGCGTGCGGCCTTTGTGACGGCCATGGCCGGGCAACAGGTGGCAGTGGTTGCCCCAACGACCCTGTTGGCGCGTCAACATTTGAAAAGTTTTGCGGACAGGTTTCGTGGCTTCCCTATTAATGTCAGTGGATTGTCTAGGTTTGTTAAAGCATCGGATGCGACACGAACGCGCGAGGGGATGGCCAAAGGATTGGTTGATATTGTGGTCGGCACGCATGCGCTTTTGGCCAAGAATATTCGGTTCAAAGACCTTGGCTTGTTGATTGTTGACGAAGAACAGCATTTTGGCGTGGCGCACAAAGAGCGGCTGAAGGCGTTGAAATCGGATGTGCATGTATTAACCCTTACGGCGACGCCTATACCGCGCACCTTGCAGTTGAGCCTGAGCGGGGTGCGTGATCTTAGCATTATCGGCACGCCGCCGGTCGATCGGTTGGCGATTCGCACCTATGTGAGCGAGTTTGATGCGGTGACGATCCGCGAGGCGTTGCTGCGCGAGCATTATCGCGGTGGGCAGTCCTTCTATGTGGTGCCGCGAATAACCGATCTGCCCGAGATCGAGGCGTTCTTGCGCGATCAGGTGCCCGAGGTGAGCGTGGTGGTGGCGCATGGGCAGATGGCGGCGGGGGAACTCGATGACCGAATGAACGCGTTTTACGACGGTAAATACGATGTTCTGCTGGCCACGACGATCGTGGAATCGGGGCTGGATATTCCGACCGCCAACACGATGGTGGTGCATCGCGCCGATATGTTCGGGCTGAGCCAGCTTTACCAGATCAGGGGGCGTGTCGGGCGCTCTAAAACCCGTGCTTACGCGTATTTGACAACGAAACCGCGTGCGCGTCTGACCCCGGCGGCGGAGAAGCGGCTTCGGGTTCTAGGCTCGCTTGATACGTTGGGGGCGGGCTTTACGCTGGCATCGCAGGATTTGGATATTCGCGGGGCGGGCAATTTGCTGGGCGAGGAACAGTCCGGGCAGATGCGCGATGTGGGCTATGAACTTTACCAACAGATGCTGGAGGAGGCGATTGCCAAGATCCGCGCCGGTGAGCTGGAAGGGCTGAGCGAGCCGGATGAGCAATGGGCGCCGCAGATCAATCTTGGCGTGCCGGTTCTGATCCCGTCGGATTATGTGCCTGATCTTGATGTGAGATTGGGATTGTATCGTCGTCTCAGTGGGTTGCATGATAAAGTTGAACTGGAAGGTTTTGCCGCCGAGTTGATTGATCGGTTTGGCAAGCTGCCGCGCGAGGTGAACACGCTCTTGTTGATCGTGCGCATCAAGGAGATGTGCAAACGCGCCGGGATTGCCAAGCTCGATGGTGGGCCGAAAGGCGCGACGATCCAGTTTCACAACGACAAATTCGCCTCGCCCAAGGGGTTGGTGGAGTTCATCGAGGATCAACGCGGGCTGGCCAAGGTGCGTGACAACAAGATCGTGGTGCGGCGCGACTGGAAGAACGACAGCGACAAGATCAAGGGCGCGTTCGCGATTGCGCGGGATCTGGCAGCGAAGGTTGTGGCCGAGAAAAAGCGGGCCAAAGCCGCCAAGGGGGGGTGA